ATGCCTGGAACAAGAACGGCATCCAGCGCGTGACGGTGCGCGTGAACGGCCAGCCGCACTACCAGCACATCATCGACGCCGTGCCGTTCCCGAACGGCACGCGGCAGGTCAACAACTTTGTGGATTATGCCTATGCCCACACCAGCGGCCGCACCCTGCAAAAGCTGTGGGTGGAAGACGGCGACGACCTGCCTTTCTACACGCCCGCCGGCCTGGGTCAGGGCAAGCTCGACGTGCAGGACGGCCAGGTCTATCGCATTGATTTTGAGCTGGCCGATTCCTATAACAATAAGGCCACGGCCCATCTCGTGCTGCGCGGCGAAAAGCCTACCGACTACGCCAAGCTGCCCGGCGCGGCGGCGCCCGGCCGATCCAAGCTGACCTACGACATTACGCGTAACCTGCTGCGGGCTACTGCCCTCAACGCCCCCACCGACACTGCCGGCCAGCCCCAGTACCTGCTGCTGCGGCGCGGCGGCCGGCAGCTGGCCCTGCGCCCCAGCTACTCGGTGGGCGCGGCCACCACCTACCTCTACGACCTGCGCGCGGGCCTGCCCGACTCGCTGCTGCTGGGTAGCCTGCACCAGGCCTTCGACCGCCAGGTGATGATTGCGCCCGGCCAGGAAACCAACTACGCCACGCCTTACGTCAACGTAGCTTTTGGCTCGCAAACGCTGTTTTCGAACCTCTACCTCAGCACCGTGCACCGGGCCGACGCCAGCCCGCTAGCCCCCGAAAGCTGGACGGTAGGCACGGCCCTGGTGCCGCTCTACCTGCCCCTGCGCCTCACCCTCAAGCCGGCTAGCCCCCCGGCCGACCACGCCCGCACGGCCATCTACAGCGTGTCGGCCAATGGCGGCCGCGCCTACGTGGGCGGCACCTGGAACGAGGCCGGCACCCAGATTTCGGCCAATCTCAAGCAGTTCGGCCAGTTCCGGCTCTATACCGACACCAAGGCACCCTCGGCGCAGCTCGTGGGCCGGGCTGGCGGTCAGCTTACCTTTCGCGTCGGCGATGATATGTCGGGGCTAGCCACTTACAAGCTGCTGGTGGGCGGGCGCTTCCGCCTGCTGCGCTACGAGTACAAGAACGCCACGCTCTTTACCGTGGCCGGCGATACGCTGGGGCCGAAGCTGCGCGGCCCCGCCGAGCTGCACCTGGCCGACCAGGCAGGCAATGAGAAGGTTATCCCGCTGAGTCTATAGTTTTTCAATTTTTCTAAAATAGAGCGTCATGCTGAGCTTATCGAAGCATGGCGCTCCTTAATTTTCACTCAAAGTACCACCAATATGCTTCCCGAGCCCGGCGCCCCCGCCCCCGATTTCACTGCCCCCGACCAGCACGGCAACCCTTTCACACTGAGCAACCTGCGCGGCCAGCGCGTGGCGCTTTATTTCTACCCTAAAGACGACACCCCCGGCTGCACCGCCCAGGCCTGCAACCTGCGCGACAACGAAAGCCAGCTGGCCGCCCAGGGCATCCGGGTAGTAGGCGTGAGCACCGACGATGCAGCTTCGCACGGCAAGTTTGCGGCGAAGTACGACCTGAGCTTTCCGCTCATCGCCGATACCGACAAGGCCATCGTGAATGCCTACGGCGTGTGGCAGGAAAAGAAAAACTACGGTAAAACCTACTGGGGCACCGTGCGCACCACGTTTCTCATCGATGCTAATGGCGTGATTGAGAAGGTCATCAAGCGCCCTGACACCAAGGAGCACGCCGCGCAAGTGTTGAAATAAGTCGCTTTATATATGTATTCTTATCCCTCATTCACCAGTAAAATCTTGCCGATGTGCTCGCTGCTTGCCATAAGCTCTTGCGCCTTGGCAGCCTCGGCCAGCGGAAAAGTCTTGTAGATAACCGGCTCCAGCTGGCCGCCAGTAGCCAGGGGCCACACGTATTTTTCAACTTCGGCGGCCAGCGCGGCTTTAAAATCGGCCGAGCGGGGGCGCAGCATGCTGCCGCCCAGGCGCAGGCGCTTGGTCATGATGTCGAGCAGGTTGAGTTCGACCTGAGCGCCCTGCATGGCGTTGATGTATTGCAAGCGGCCATCGGGGGCTAGCAGGCGTAGGTTTTTGGCGGTATAGTCGCCCCCCACCATGTCGAGGATAACGTTGATTTTTTCGTCCTTAAACGCTTGCTCAAAGTCTTGCTGCTGGTAATTGACGCACCGGGCGGCCCCTAGCCGTTCGCAGGCCTGGCACTTGCTGGCCGAGCCGGCGGTGGCCAGCACCCGGTGCCCCAGCGCAGTAGCCAGTTGAATGAGCGTGAGGCCAATGCCGCTGCTACCACCGTGTACCAGCACCGTTTCGCCAGGCTGCAGGGCGGCGGCCTGAAATACATTGGCCCACACGGTGAAGGTAGTTTCGGGCAGGCTAGCAGCGTCTTCCAGCAACCAGCCGGCGGGCACGGGCAGGCAGTGGCGAGCATCCACGGCGGCGTACTCGGCGTAGGCGCCCTCGCTCAGCAGAGCGCATACGTGGTCGCCCACCTGCCAGCGCGGGGCCGCCGCGCCCACGGCCACCACCGCGCCGGCCACTTCCAGGCCGGGCACTACGCCGGCCACGGGCTGGCCACCGTACCTACCCTCGCGCAAGGCAATATCGGAGCGATTGAGGCCGGCCGCTTTCACCTTGATAAGTACTTCGTGGGCGGCGGGCACGGGCTGCGGGCGCTCTTGCAGCTGCAACACGTCGGGGCCGCCGGCCTGGGTAATGACAATGGCTTTCATAGAGATACGCAGCTAAAACAGTGCACTTAGTCTGGGTCCGCCAGCTTACCGGCCAGATAATTTCTTAACCCCAGGGGCCCCTGGCAAGTTAAGGCAGCGAAAACTCCCCTGACTACTTCTTTCATCTTATGGAAAAACTAACTGGCAAAGTCGCCCTCGTAACGGGCGCAGGCAAAGGTATCGGCAAAGCAATTGCCGTGGCGCTGGCCCACGAAGGCGTGCACGTAGGCCTGCTGGCCCGCTCCCAAAGCCAGCTGCAAGAGGTAGCCGCCGAGCTGCAAAAGCTGGGCGTGAAAACCAGCCTCGCCGCCGCCGACGTGGCCGACGAAGCCGCCGTGAATGCCGCCGTGGCACACATCACCAGCGAGCTGGGGCCGCTCGATATTCTGATTAATAACGCGGGCATCGGCACGTTTGCCAAATTTTTGGAAATGCCGCCGGCCGACTGGGAGCACATTATCCGCGTCAACTTGCTGGGGGTGTACTACGTGACGCGGGCCGCCCTGCCCGCCATGATAGAACGGCAAACCGGCGACATTATTAATATTTCCTCGACCTCGGGGCTGCGCGCCGCCGCTGGCAGCAGCGCCTACAGCGCCTCCAAATTTGCCGTGATGGGCCTGAGCGAAGCCCTGATGCAGGAAGTGCGCAAGCACAACATCCGGGTAAGCGCCCTCACGCCGAGCACCGTAGCTACCGAGCTGGCTATCAACAACAAGCTCACCGATGGCAACCCCGAAAAGGTGATGCAGCCCGCAGATATTGCCGAGTTCATCATCGCGCAGTTGAAGCTAAACCGGCGCATTTTTATCAAAGAAGCGGGCCTATGGTCTACTAATCCGTAGCGCTAGTTTATCCCCTTCCCCCTCAAATCCGGCAGTCATTGCGCGCTTGCGAAGCAATGGCTGCCGAAAAGGAGACCTTTATCCTTTGCTACTCCACGTGAAAAAGCACCTTCACGGCCGTCACGAAGAAATTGACGCCGATGGCTAGGGTTAAAAAACCCATGATGCGGGCGAGGGCAGCCATGCCGGGCCGGCCCATAAGCTTGGTAAGACGCAGCGACGAAACCAGGATGATAAACGCCGCCGCCGCCACCAGCGCGAAGCCCAGCACCGTCATGGCTTTGTCGGCATAAGTAGGGCGAATGAGGCCAATGCACAGCGCCATCGAGCCCGGCCCCGAGAGCATGGGCATGGCTAGCGGCGTGAAGCTGATGTCGTCCTTCAGCTTACTTTCTTCCAGCGCCTCGTGGCCTACGCGGTCGCGGTTGGCGCCGGGCGTCAGCAGCTCGAAGGCCGAGCGCATGAGTAAAATGCCACCCGCAATGCGCAGATGCTGAATATTGATACCGAAGAAATTAAGAATGTATTGCCCGCCAAAAAACGCCACCGATAATATCGCCACCATGTAGATGCACGAGCGCAGCGCCGTGGCCGTGCGCTCGGCATTGGTATCGCTGTCGGTGAGGGTAAGAAACATTGGCATCGCCCCGAAGGGATTGACAACCGAGAAGAGCGTGGTGAAGGTGGCGAGCAGAACTTCCATGCCCCAAAGGTATTGGCCGGCACCG
The genomic region above belongs to Hymenobacter sp. BRD128 and contains:
- the bcp gene encoding thioredoxin-dependent thiol peroxidase; this translates as MLPEPGAPAPDFTAPDQHGNPFTLSNLRGQRVALYFYPKDDTPGCTAQACNLRDNESQLAAQGIRVVGVSTDDAASHGKFAAKYDLSFPLIADTDKAIVNAYGVWQEKKNYGKTYWGTVRTTFLIDANGVIEKVIKRPDTKEHAAQVLK
- a CDS encoding NAD(P)H-quinone oxidoreductase, which encodes MKAIVITQAGGPDVLQLQERPQPVPAAHEVLIKVKAAGLNRSDIALREGRYGGQPVAGVVPGLEVAGAVVAVGAAAPRWQVGDHVCALLSEGAYAEYAAVDARHCLPVPAGWLLEDAASLPETTFTVWANVFQAAALQPGETVLVHGGSSGIGLTLIQLATALGHRVLATAGSASKCQACERLGAARCVNYQQQDFEQAFKDEKINVILDMVGGDYTAKNLRLLAPDGRLQYINAMQGAQVELNLLDIMTKRLRLGGSMLRPRSADFKAALAAEVEKYVWPLATGGQLEPVIYKTFPLAEAAKAQELMASSEHIGKILLVNEG
- a CDS encoding MarC family protein translates to MEVLLATFTTLFSVVNPFGAMPMFLTLTDSDTNAERTATALRSCIYMVAILSVAFFGGQYILNFFGINIQHLRIAGGILLMRSAFELLTPGANRDRVGHEALEESKLKDDISFTPLAMPMLSGPGSMALCIGLIRPTYADKAMTVLGFALVAAAAFIILVSSLRLTKLMGRPGMAALARIMGFLTLAIGVNFFVTAVKVLFHVE
- a CDS encoding 3-ketoacyl-ACP reductase; the encoded protein is MEKLTGKVALVTGAGKGIGKAIAVALAHEGVHVGLLARSQSQLQEVAAELQKLGVKTSLAAADVADEAAVNAAVAHITSELGPLDILINNAGIGTFAKFLEMPPADWEHIIRVNLLGVYYVTRAALPAMIERQTGDIINISSTSGLRAAAGSSAYSASKFAVMGLSEALMQEVRKHNIRVSALTPSTVATELAINNKLTDGNPEKVMQPADIAEFIIAQLKLNRRIFIKEAGLWSTNP
- a CDS encoding M23 family metallopeptidase; its protein translation is MLNTKLLRQLSLSALGGLLLLATSGHGQDDGQDDTTTRRVSGPIKPAVAPGKVEVAPGYFLFPIAPGQPGFLAASMGELRPNHFHGGLDIKTGGGVNKPVYAAADGYISRLKQSAFGYGNVLYITHPNGLTTVYGHLNKFEGAVAAELLHRQYEKQTYELELFFQPGQFPVKRGEQVALSGNTGGSAGPHVHWEVRDAQDRQLNPLQWGGFAEIQDHTGPTLQALAVEPLAITARVRGRFERAVLVPRLQPLPGANTVWPDTVRCFGQVGLLLQGFDRFDNAWNKNGIQRVTVRVNGQPHYQHIIDAVPFPNGTRQVNNFVDYAYAHTSGRTLQKLWVEDGDDLPFYTPAGLGQGKLDVQDGQVYRIDFELADSYNNKATAHLVLRGEKPTDYAKLPGAAAPGRSKLTYDITRNLLRATALNAPTDTAGQPQYLLLRRGGRQLALRPSYSVGAATTYLYDLRAGLPDSLLLGSLHQAFDRQVMIAPGQETNYATPYVNVAFGSQTLFSNLYLSTVHRADASPLAPESWTVGTALVPLYLPLRLTLKPASPPADHARTAIYSVSANGGRAYVGGTWNEAGTQISANLKQFGQFRLYTDTKAPSAQLVGRAGGQLTFRVGDDMSGLATYKLLVGGRFRLLRYEYKNATLFTVAGDTLGPKLRGPAELHLADQAGNEKVIPLSL